From a single Lonchura striata isolate bLonStr1 chromosome 13, bLonStr1.mat, whole genome shotgun sequence genomic region:
- the MEAK7 gene encoding MTOR-associated protein MEAK7, with protein sequence MGNAESNAYQNHLSRFLPEEQSDIDGLFDTLSGSSGSSGAKNAKAAKKTVTLAALQAHTREPLPQPMTARLYNGMKSIDLPGKSSGLSEQIAKEQFVIFMSNLLKGNADEKISIIMRMIDKTGGPLKGKQIREFTEDLITSVVHVLSYRKELKGWSLENTRDSSSGVKALASELLSELKLPDGTKPVGSQLLEANFDQSVIEDWVYRVPQISVFLSVVIRQGLHVLHSLPDQTNDILNLVPHCKGIKGRGVVSLFDIPAIIYINSHLPAEMQHKWQLLFSSRLHGESFSQLCAHIVNKGPCLVIIRDLDGFLFGGFASHSWEVKPQFQGDNRCFLFSVFPTLAVYTYTGYNEHYMYLNHGQQTMPNGLGMGGQHGYFGLWIDSDYGKGHSKAKPRCTTYNSPQLSAKEDFTLDALEVWAVGDTPESAGRKGKKSILDVDPQAQALLEMAGKSRQSEGLREPMEEEEGDDDEN encoded by the exons ATGGGGAATGCTGAAAGCAATGCCTATCAGAATCACCTTTCCAGATTTCTTCCTGAGGAGCAGTCTGACATTGATGGACTCTTCGATACCTTATCAGGATCCAGTGGCTCATCTGGAGCAAAAAATGCCAAAGCTGCAAAGAAAACTGTGACTCTGGCAGCACTACAG GCACACACCCGGgagcccctgccacagccaaTGACGGCTCGTTTGTACAATGGAATGAAAAGCATTGACCTGCCTGGCAAATCGTCCGGGCTCAGTGAACAGATTGCTAAGGAGCAGTTTGTAATTTTTATGTCAAATCTCTTGAAAGGGAATGCAGATGAGAAGATTAGCATAATAATGAGAATGATCGACAAGACCGGAGGGCCTCTGAAGGGCAAACAAATCCGAGAG TTCACAGAGGATCTGATCACATCTGTAGTCCATGTACTGAGCTACAGGAAGGAGCTGAAAGGTTGGAGTTTGGAGAACACGAGGGATTCTTCAAGTGGTGTCAAAGCTTTGGCTTCTGAGCTGCTCTCGGAATTGAAGCTTCCAG ATGGGACAAAACCTGTGGGTTCTCAGCTGCTGGAGGCAAATTTTGACCAAAGTGTGATTGAGGATTGGGTGTACCGAGTTCCCCAGATCTCAGTTTTCCTCAGTGTTGTCATCAGGCAAGGCCTCCACGTCCTGCATTCCCTCCCAGACCAAACCAACGACATCCTCAACCTGGTTCCTCACTGCAAAGGCATCAAAGGAAGAGGAGTTGTCAGTCTCTTTGACATCCCAGCCATCATCTACATCAACTCCCACCTGCCTGCAGAGATGCAGCACAAGTGGcagcttttattttcctccagGCTCCACGGGGAAAGCTTCTCACAGCTGTGTGCCCACATAGTGAACAAAGGGCCTTGCCTAGTGATCATAAGGGACTTGGATGGTTTCCTCTTTGGTGGGTTTGCATCTCACTCCTGGGAGGTGAAGCCACAATTTCAAG GTGACAACAGatgctttctgttttctgttttccccaCTCTGGCTGTGTACACATACACAGGGTACAATGAGCACTACATGTATTTAAACCATGGCCAGCAGACTATGCCAAATGGACTT GGTATGGGGGGACAGCATGGCTACTTTGGGCTCTGGATAGACAGTGACTACGGGAAGGGCCACAGCAAAGCCAAACCTCGCTGCACCACCTACAACAGCCCCCAGCTGTCAGCCAAAGAGGATTTTACACTGGATGCCTTGGAAGTTTGGGCAGTGGGAGACACCCCTGAGAGTGCAGGG agAAAAGGTAAGAAGAGTATCCTGGATGTGGATCCTCAGGCTCAGGCCTTGCTGGAAATGGCTGGGAAAAGCCGTCAGAGCGAAGGTCTGCGGGAGCCcatggaagaggaagaaggtgaTGATGATGAGAACTAA